A region of the Pseudonocardia cypriaca genome:
GAGCCGGCTCGCGTGCTGCTCCTCGGCGGCGCCCCGTTCGCCGAGGACATCGTGATGTGGTGGAACTTCGTGGCCCGCAGCCACGACGAGATCGTGGCGTTCCGGGAGGCGTGGGAACGCGAGTCCGACCAGTTCGGCCGCATCGACGGCTACGCCGGAACGCCTGGCCGGCTCCCTGCACCCGTTCTGCCCAACGCCCGGATCACCCCACGGCGCCGACGATGATCCGATAATCGGGATCGATCACACCGCGAGCGACGAAGGGGGCGACGATGGCGCGCTGGCGCAACCGGCCGGAGGGTTCGACCTGGGGCGACTTCGGCCAGGACGACCGCATGGGACGCCTCAACCTGGTCGGACCGGATCAGGTCCGCAAGGGTGTGGCCGAGGTGCGCGACGGCGTCACGTTCTGCCTCTCGTTGCCGCTGAACCTGCCCGGCGGCGCGGTGCTCAACCCGAACCGGCTCCCGCCCGTCCTGCGGCCCACCTTGCGGTCCGGCGCCATCGGCTTCAACTGCGACATGATGATCGCCTTCCCCGGCGCCAGCGACGTCATGTGCGACGACCTCGTCGTGCTGCACACCCAGTACTCCACGCAGTGGGACGCCTTCGGCCACGCCGGCTCCCACTTCGACGCCGACGGCGACGGAACCGCAGAACGCGTCTTCTACAACGGGTGGCGCGCCGGGACCGACGTCGTGGGCCCGGACGACCTCGAGCTGGCCGGCATCCGCAGTCTCGGCCGCGTCGACGGCGCCACCGAGGGCACCGCCTCGACCTCGAACGCCGGCCCCGTCGACATCAGCCACATGGCACGCCACGGCGTCCAGGGCCGGGCCGTGCTCGTCGACCTCGAGGCCCACTTCGGCACGGAGCGCACGCTCGTCGGCTACGAGGCGCTCTCTCGGGTGCTCGACGCCGACGACGTCGTCGTCGAGCCCGGCGACCTACTGGTGCTGCACACCGGGTTCACCCGCCTCCTGGCCGCCCAGCACGGCAAGCCCGACCCCGACTCGCTCGATGTGTGCGCCGTCCTCGACGGCGCGGACCCCGACCTGCAGAACTGGATCCGCGACAGCGGCGTCGCCGCGATCGCCGCGGACAACTACGCCGTCGAGGCCTTCCCTCCCGACCACGAGCTGCAGGACGAGCCGGCACTGCCGCTCCACGAGCTGTGCCTGTTCCGGCTCGGCGTGCACCTCGGCGAGCTGTGGTGGATCTCCGACCTCGCGGCCCACCTGCGTGCGGCCGGCCGCTCCCGCTTCCTGCTCACCGCTCCCCCGCTCCGCCTGCCTGGCGCCGTCGGCTCACCGGTGACCCCGATCGCGACGGTGTGACGCCGCCGGATCAGATGCCGCGGCGCGCCCGCAGCACCAGCACCGTGGTCACCGCGAGCACGACGGCGCCGATGGACTCGACGACGAGCGTGGTCGGCGCGAGGTCGTAGCTCAGGCTGGACTGGATGCCGAACAGCCCGACGGTCAGCGCGAGCACGAGCGCGAGCAACGTGCCCACCAGGAACAGCAGGCTCAGCACGCTCGCCACCGGCAGGAGCCACCCCCGGACGACGAGCATGGCGATCGCGAGCACGAGCCCGCCGACGAAGTTGAGCGTGAAGAGGATCCCGAGGATGCCGCCGGTGCCGTTGAAGACGAGGTAGAGGTGGAGCCCGCCCATCGCGAGCAGGAAGAGCGCGCTGAGCGCCCGCCAGACCATGAGTGAACGCTGCCGGACTCCGGCCGATCGGGGCCTCGATGCCATGGTCATGTCTACCCGTGCGGACGGTCCGGGCGCCACACCCATATGACCGACGCCGGAACAGAGGCCGGCCCACACCCGTTGCTGGAAGGGGCAGGACGCGAGATACGCGAAGAACCTGCATCGAGGAGGCGATCACGATGGCGACCGAGCGCGCGATCCTGGCGGGCGGCTGCTTCTGGGGAGCGCAGGAGCTGCTGCGGGCCCGACCCGGCATCGTCTCCACCCGCGTCGGGTACTCGGGCGGCGACACGCCGAACGCGACCTACCGCAACCACGGCGACCACGCCGAGGCCGTCGAGATCGTCTTCGACCCCGACGTCATCAGCTACCGCGACATCCTGGAGTTCTTCTTCCAGATCCACGACCCGACCACCAAGGACCGCCAGGGCAACGACGTCGGGCGCAGCTACCGGTCGGCGATCTACTACACCAGCGACGAGCAGGAGAGCGTCGCCCGCGACACGATCGCCGACGTCGACGCCTCCGGTCTGTGGCCCGGGAAGGTCGTCACGGAGGTGGAGCCTGCCGGCGACTTCTGGGAGGCCGAGGAGGAGCACCAGGACTACCTCCAGAAGCACCCCTACGGCTACACCTGCCACTGGGTGCGGCCCGGCTGGGTCCTCCCGCGGCGAGCGGCGACCTCCGGGCAGAGCTGAGGTCACAACACTCGTCCCGGGCTGCCGGCGAGTGGCTCTTGATCACCGGGGCGCTGAGCGGGAAGCCGCTCACGCCAGCTTCTCCAGCGTCGCCCGGGCGCCGTGCTCGTAGAGCGAGTCGAGGTGCCGGCGGTAGACGCTGGTGAAGCGCTCGTCGTCGATCAGGTCGCCGAAGACCTCGCGGTCGGCGAGGAAGGCCAGCCGGTCGTCGCGCTGCCGGCGCGCGGCGGCCGTGAGCCGGTCCGCGAGCCGGTCGACCACCTCGATGGGCTGTCCCTCCTCGTCGACGCCCTCGGCGTAGCGGGCCCAGCTCGCGACGACGGCCGCGGACCTGGTGATCTCGCCGCCGTGCGCGAGGTTGTGCCGGATCACCGGTAGCAGCCACTTCGGGATGCGGTCGGAGCTCTCGGCGCACAGCCGCGCGACGGTGTCGCGGACGTGCGGGTTGGAGAACCGGGCGATCAGGTTGGGCTTGTACTCCCCGAGGTCGACGCCGGGCACCGGCTCGAGCGTCGGCGTGGCCTCGCGTTCCATGTAGGCGAGCAGGAAGTTCGCGAACAGCGGGTCCTGGCACACGTCGTGCACGAGCCGGTGGCCCGCGAGGTAGCCGAAGTAGCAGAGCGCCTGGTGGCTGGCGTTGAGCAGCCGCAGCTTCATCAGCTCGTACGGCTCGACGTCGGTGACGACCTGCACGCCCACGTCCTCGAACGGGGGCCTTCCGAGCGGGAACGAGTCCTCCAGCACCCACTGCGTGAAGGGCTCGCAGACCACCGGCCAGCGGTCCTCCACGCCGAACCGCCTGGCGATCTCGGCCCGGTCGTCGTCGGTGGTGACCGGGGTGATGCGGTCGACCATGCAGTTGGGGAACGCGACGTCGTCCTGCACCCACCTGCCGAGCTCGGGGTCGCGCAGGGCGGCGAACGCGCTGAAGCTCTTGCGCGCCGCGTCGCCGTTGCCCTGGATGTTGTCGCAGGACAGCACCGTGAACGGCGCGAGGCCGCGCTCCCGCCGCCTGACCAGCCCCTCCGTGATCAGGCCGAACGTCGTGCGCGGCGCAACGCCCGGCTGCAGGTCGTGCACCACGTCGGGGTTGGTCGCGTCGAACTCGCCGGTGACGGCGTTGAAGTTGTAACCGCCCTCGGTGACGGTCAGCGAGACGATGCGGGTGGCCTCGTCGGCCAGCTTCTCGATCACCGCCTCCGGGTCGTCCGGGGCGAAGAGGTAGTCCACGAGCGACCCGATGACGCGCGGCTCGAACGTCCCGTCCGGGTGCTTGGTCACCAGGGTGTAGAGGTGGTCCTGCGCCTGCAGAGCGTCCCGCATCCGCCGGTCGCCGGGCAGTACGCCGACGCCGCAGATGCCCCAGTCGAGCGCCTTGCCATCGTTCATCAGGCGGTCGAGGTACATCGCCTGGTGGGCGCGGTGGAACGCGCCCACGCCGAAGTGCACGATCCCCGCCCGGACGGCCCCGCGGTCGTACGAGGGAACCGCGACGGCCGGGTCGAGTGAGGCCAGCGCCCTCGCGCCGAGCGCGGTCACTTGACCGCTCCCAGCGACAGGCCGCGCACGAGCTTGTCCTGCGCGACGAACCCGGCGATGAGGACGGGCAGCGACACCAGCGTGGCCGCGGCGCACAGCTGGGCGAGGAAGAGCCCCTCGCTGGTGATGAACCCGACCAGGAAGACCGGGGCCGTGGAGGCAACGGTTGCCGTGAGGTTGACCGCGAACATGAACTCGTTCCAGCTGAAGATGAAGCAGATCAGGCTCGTGGCAGCCATGCCGGGCAGGACGATGGGTGTGACCACCCGCCACAGGGTGGTGATCAGGCCGGCCCCGTCGACCTCGGCGGCCTCCAGGATCTCCGTCGGCACCTCGGCCAGGAACGACCGCATCATCCAGACCGCGATGGGCAGGTTCATGGAGGTGTAGAGGATGACCAGGGTGTAGACGTTGTCGAGCATCCCGACCTGCTTGACGATCAGGTAGATCGGCAGCAGCGCCGCGATCGGCGGCAGGAACTTCGTGGACAGGAAGAAGAACATCACGTCGGTCCACTTCTGGACCGGCTTGATCGACAGGGCGTACGCCGCCGGCACCGCGAGCAGCAGGACGAGCAAGGTCGAGACGACGCTCGCGGTGGCCGAGTTGATGAGGAACGGTGCGATGTTGCGGCCGAACAACTCGCCGTAGTGCTCGAACGTGAGCGGCGCGAGCACCTTCGGCGGGTTGCTCGCCGCGTCGGCCTCCCGGTGGAACGAGGTCAGCACCATCCACGCGACCGGGGCGAAGAAGAACAGCGTGAGGATCCACGCCACCAACGTCCAGACCGGGCCCGCCTTCGCCCCGGTGCTGGTGTCCTCGACCCGCCGCCTGCGCTGCCGCGCCGGCTGGGGCTGCGCGACGTCCGTCCGCTCCGCGGTGCCGGCGCCGACATCGACGGTCATCGTCCAACCTCTTCCCGGAACAGCGAGGAGATGAGCCGCAGTGCGAACGTCGCCACGACGATCGTGCCGACCACCACGACGACGCCGGCGGCCGCAGCCTCGCCGTACTCGTACTTGCGGAACATCGTCAGGTAGATCTCGTAGGGCAGGTTGGTGGTGGCCGAGCCCGGCCCGCCCTGCGTGATCGTGAAGATGTGGTCGAAGGTCTGCACCACGTAGACCGATCCGAGCAGGATCCCCAGCTCCATGTACTGCCGCAGGTGCGGCAGCGTCATGTAGCGGAAGGTCTGCACGCCGGAGGCGCCGTCGACCTTGGCGGCCTCCAGCACCTCGCCGGGCTGGGACTGCAGCCCCGCGAGCAGGATCAGCATCATGAACGGCGTCCACTGCCAGACCAGGGCGATCACCACGGCCGCCATCGGGAACGTCGACACCCAGTCGATCGTGGGCCCCCGATCGCCGAACAGCTGGGCGATCCCGTTGAGCGTGCCGTTGAGCAACCCGTAGGTGGGGTTGTAGATCGCGTGCTTCCACAGCAGCGCGGCGGCGACCGGCATCACCAGGAACGGGGCGATCAGCAGGGTGCGCGCGAGGCCCCGTCCGATGAACTTGCGGTCGAGCAGCACCGCCAGCACGAGCCCGACGACCAGGCTGAGCAGCACCACCGACACCGTCAGGACGACGCTGTTCACCACGGCGGCCCGCAGGCGGGCGTCGGTGAACACGACCCCGTAGTTGGCGAGCCCCGCGAAGCTCTCCTCGCCCGGACGCAGGATGTTCCAGTGCAAGGTCGAGAGCACGAGCGTCGCCACGAACGGCAGCTGCGTGACGATGATCGCGAAGACGAGGGCCGGCAGCAGCGGCGCCCGCCGCCGCCACCTGCTCTCGCCTGCGCCCCGGTGCGGCCCGGGAGTGCGGACCGCACCGGCGGGTGGTGCCAGCGTCGTCATCTCGGCACCGCCACCGTCACTTCGGGGACTTGTACTTGTCGCCCGCGGTCTGGGCGAGCTGCTGACCGCTCTGCAGGGCGGGCCCGACGTCCCCGTCGCCCGCGATCGCGGCGCTGACGTCCTGCGAGACCTTCGTCGCGACGTCGGCGAACTCCGGGATCGCGACGAACTGGATGCCGACGGTCGGCCGCGGCTGCACGCCCGGGTTGGTAGGGTCCGCCTCCTGGATCGCCTTCAGGGTGATGTCCCCGAACGCCGCGGCGGCCTGCTTGTACTCCGGGATTTGGTAGGTCGAGGTGCGCTTGCCGGCCGGCACCCTGGCCCACCCGAGCTGCTGGCCGACCAGCGTCTCGTAGTCCTTGCTCGACGCCCACAGCATGAACTTCGCGGCGTTGTCGGCGTTCTTGGAGTCCTGCGGCATCGCCCATGCCCACGCCCACAGCCAGCCGGAGGTCTTCGTCTCCTTGACGGGCGCGTAGACGTAACCGATCTTGCCGGCGACGTTCGAGACGCTCGGGTCCTCCAGGGAACCCGCCGCGGACGTCGCGTCGTACCACATCGCGACCTGGTTCTGGCTCATCGCGTTCAGGCACTCGGTGAAGCCGGCCTGCGCCGCACCGGGCTCGCCGTGCGCGCGCACGAGGTCGACGTAGAACTTCGTGGCCGCCTGGAACTCGGGCGCGTTGACCTGCGCCTGCCAGTCCTTCGTGTACCAGGTGCCGCCGAAGGTGTTGACGACCGTGGTGAGCGGGGCGAACAGCTCACCCCAGCCGGGAAGACCGCGCAGGCAGATACCGCGCATGCCCGGCTGGGCGCCGTCGACCTGCGCCGCGAACTGCGCCACCTGGTCCCAGGTCGGGCGCTCCGGCATCGTGAGGCCCTTGGCCTCGAACACGTCCTTGCGGTACATGAGGAACGACGACTCGCCGTAGAACGGCACGGCGTAGAGCTTCCCGTCCTCCCCCGACAGCGACTCGACCATCGCAGGCAGCAGGTCGGCGTTGTCGAAGTTCGCGTCGCCCTCGGTGTAGCTCGTGACCTCGTGCAGCCAGCCGTTCTTCGCCCAGATCGGCACCTCGTAGGCCCCGATCGTCACCACGTCGTACTGGCCGGCGCCGGTCGCGATGTCCTGGGTGACTTTGTCGCGGAGCTCGTTCTCCGGGAGGATCGTGAAGTTGACCTTGATCCCGGTCTGCTTCGTGAAGTTGTCGGCGGTCAGCTTCTGGATGTCCTCCATCTGCGGGTTCCCGACCATGAGGACGCTGATGGCTTCTCCGCCGCCACCACCGCCTCCACCGCCCGCCCCGGCACAGCCGGCGAGCACCAGTGCTGCAACCGCGAAACCAGCGGTGAGGCGGCCACGACGCCACCCACGATGTCCGGACAAGGTTCCTCCTGAGGACCAGGACCACACGCAGGGCTCGGATTGTTGGCTGCCGCCATCGGGCGGTCAAGGAAAGTCGTCGAACTGTGCGCTGCTGCGCTCATATGAGCGACTTCCCGCCCTGGATCGCCGTGCGAGGATCACCCGCGTGACGAATCCCATCGGCGTGCACGCACTCGTGTGGGTGGGCGAGACCACCCCGTCCGCCCTGAGCGAGGCGGTGAGCCGCACGCAGGCGGCCGGCTACGACCTGCTGGAGCTCTCGCTCCACGACGCGAAGCAGCTCGACACCGCGGCCGCGAGGGCCGAGCTCGAGCGGGCGGGCATCGGAGTGGCGTGCTCGCGCGGGCTCGCGTTCGACGCCGACGTCTCCAGCACCGACCCCGCCGTCGTCGACCGCGGCGCGCAGCTGCTCGCCGACTCCCTGACGACCACCCGGGAGCTCGGCGGAACGATCCTCACCGGGGCGCTGTACAGCGCACTCGGCAAGTACTCCACTCCCCTGACCGACGGCGGGCGGGCCAACGTGGTGCGGGTGCTGCGCGAGCTGGCTGCCGAGGCCGCGGGTCACGGCATGACGCTCGGCCTGGAGATCTGCAACCGCTACGAGACCCACGTGATCAACACCGCGCACGACGCGCTGCGGCTGGCCGACGACATCGGCGCCGACAACGTCATGATCCACCTGGACACCTATCACATGAACATCGAGGAGGACGACCTCGTCCGCCCGGTTCACGAGGTGGGCGACCGGCTCGGCTACGTGCACATCGGCGAGAACCACCGCGGCTACCTCGGCTCCGGGCACCTCGACTTCGGCGCCTTCTTCCACGCGCTCGCCGACGTCGGCTACACCGGCCCGATCACGTTCGAGTCGTTCTCCTCGGCGGTCGTCTCACCGGGGCTGTCGAGCGACCTCGCGGTGTGGCGCAACCTGTGGTCCGACGGCGCCGACCTCGCCGCCCACGCCCGGTCGTTCATCGCCGGGCAACTGGCCGCCGCCCGCCCACGGTGACGCTCGACGACCTGGTCGCCCGTGCCGCCGCGCTCGCCGCAGGGCCGGGCCGGGCGATCCTCGGCATCACCGGCAGCCCCGGCGCCGGCAAGTCGACGCTCGTCGAGGCGCTCCTGCGCGAGCTTCCCCCAGAGCAGGTGGCACACGTGCCGATGGACGGGTTCCACCTCGCCGACGTCGCCCTGCGCGCGATCGGGCGCCTCGGCGCGAAGGGGGCGCCCGACACGTTCGACGTGGGCGGTTACGTCGCCCTGCTCCGCCGCATCCGGGCCGACGCCGAGGACGTGATCTACGCGCCGGCCTTCGAGCGGGACCTCGAGCAGCCGCTCGCGGGCGCCATCCCCGTGCCACGCGCCGCCCGGCTCGTGCTCACCGAGGGCAACTACCTGCTGGTCGAGTCCGGCCGTTGGCCCGAGGTGGCGGCACAGCTCGACGAGATCTGGTTCTGCGACCCCCGCCCGGACGTACGCCTCGAGCAGCTCATCGCCCGGCACGTCACGTTCGGCAAGCCACCGGACCGGGCCCGGGCCTGGGTGACCACCGTGGACGAGCCGAACGCTCGGCTGGTCGAGGGCACGCGTCAGCGGGCCGACCTGGTCGTCCCCGCACCGGTCCTGGAGGCGCTCCTCGTCGAGTAGTGGCTCGCGGCGATCGCGTACGTGGACCCGGGCAACTTCGCCACCAGCTTCGCCCCGAGCCGGCCTGATCACATCGGCGGCCGGATGCCCTTGGTCTCGAGTCGCGGCAGGACCTCCTGGGCGAAGTACTCGAGCTCGCCGACGTAGTCGACGAAGGACAGCGTCATCCCGCCGAAGCCCGCACGGTGGAACCGCTCGATCTCGTCCGCGACGTCGTCGGGGGTGCCGATGAGCGGGCAGCTGCCGTGACCGGCCGCGAAGCGGGCCCGGAACGTCGCGAGCATCTCCGGGGTGAACGACTGGGCGTGCAGGCCCTGCAGCCGCATGAGGTTGTCGACGGCCGCCCAGTCGGCGTTCTCGTCGGCGTAGTGGTGCAGGTAGTCCTGCGCCTCCCGGCGGGTGGGGCGGCACACGACGTGGCCCAGCGTGAACACGCCCACCGAACGGCCGTACTCCCGCTCGGCGCGCTCACGGACCGTCCGCACGACCTCCGCGCCGTCCTCCGGCCCTCCGACGATCGTGAACGCGAAGTCGGCGTTGCGGGCGGCGAACCCGCGGCCCTGCGTCGACGAGCCCGCGTTGAGCACCGGCAGCACCCCGTCGTACGGCTTCGGCATGCCCTCGACGCCGTGGAGGGCGAAGAACCGCCCCTCGTGGTCGAAGGAGCCCGGTTCGGTCCAGATCGACCGGACGACCTCCCACCACTCCTGCGCCAGCGCGTAGCGGTCGTCGTGGTCGGACGGCAGCTCGACGCCGAAGGCGCGGTACTCCGGCTCGTTCCAACCGGCCACGATGTTGACGCCGGCCCGCCCCTCCCCGATCTGGTCGACCGTGGCGAGCTGCTTCGCCGCCACGACGGGGTGG
Encoded here:
- a CDS encoding sugar phosphate isomerase/epimerase family protein, translating into MTNPIGVHALVWVGETTPSALSEAVSRTQAAGYDLLELSLHDAKQLDTAAARAELERAGIGVACSRGLAFDADVSSTDPAVVDRGAQLLADSLTTTRELGGTILTGALYSALGKYSTPLTDGGRANVVRVLRELAAEAAGHGMTLGLEICNRYETHVINTAHDALRLADDIGADNVMIHLDTYHMNIEEDDLVRPVHEVGDRLGYVHIGENHRGYLGSGHLDFGAFFHALADVGYTGPITFESFSSAVVSPGLSSDLAVWRNLWSDGADLAAHARSFIAGQLAAARPR
- a CDS encoding nucleoside/nucleotide kinase family protein; translation: MTLDDLVARAAALAAGPGRAILGITGSPGAGKSTLVEALLRELPPEQVAHVPMDGFHLADVALRAIGRLGAKGAPDTFDVGGYVALLRRIRADAEDVIYAPAFERDLEQPLAGAIPVPRAARLVLTEGNYLLVESGRWPEVAAQLDEIWFCDPRPDVRLEQLIARHVTFGKPPDRARAWVTTVDEPNARLVEGTRQRADLVVPAPVLEALLVE
- a CDS encoding ABC transporter substrate-binding protein, which gives rise to MSGHRGWRRGRLTAGFAVAALVLAGCAGAGGGGGGGGGEAISVLMVGNPQMEDIQKLTADNFTKQTGIKVNFTILPENELRDKVTQDIATGAGQYDVVTIGAYEVPIWAKNGWLHEVTSYTEGDANFDNADLLPAMVESLSGEDGKLYAVPFYGESSFLMYRKDVFEAKGLTMPERPTWDQVAQFAAQVDGAQPGMRGICLRGLPGWGELFAPLTTVVNTFGGTWYTKDWQAQVNAPEFQAATKFYVDLVRAHGEPGAAQAGFTECLNAMSQNQVAMWYDATSAAGSLEDPSVSNVAGKIGYVYAPVKETKTSGWLWAWAWAMPQDSKNADNAAKFMLWASSKDYETLVGQQLGWARVPAGKRTSTYQIPEYKQAAAAFGDITLKAIQEADPTNPGVQPRPTVGIQFVAIPEFADVATKVSQDVSAAIAGDGDVGPALQSGQQLAQTAGDKYKSPK
- a CDS encoding mannitol dehydrogenase family protein, yielding MTALGARALASLDPAVAVPSYDRGAVRAGIVHFGVGAFHRAHQAMYLDRLMNDGKALDWGICGVGVLPGDRRMRDALQAQDHLYTLVTKHPDGTFEPRVIGSLVDYLFAPDDPEAVIEKLADEATRIVSLTVTEGGYNFNAVTGEFDATNPDVVHDLQPGVAPRTTFGLITEGLVRRRERGLAPFTVLSCDNIQGNGDAARKSFSAFAALRDPELGRWVQDDVAFPNCMVDRITPVTTDDDRAEIARRFGVEDRWPVVCEPFTQWVLEDSFPLGRPPFEDVGVQVVTDVEPYELMKLRLLNASHQALCYFGYLAGHRLVHDVCQDPLFANFLLAYMEREATPTLEPVPGVDLGEYKPNLIARFSNPHVRDTVARLCAESSDRIPKWLLPVIRHNLAHGGEITRSAAVVASWARYAEGVDEEGQPIEVVDRLADRLTAAARRQRDDRLAFLADREVFGDLIDDERFTSVYRRHLDSLYEHGARATLEKLA
- a CDS encoding LLM class flavin-dependent oxidoreductase, whose amino-acid sequence is MPRTITDGKAFKLGLFSANCSSGLAVTRIPERWSGSWEDNLRLARLADDVGIDFLLPIARWIGYGGETNFHEGVLDPVASAAALLAHTRRITVFSTIHTAFNHPVVAAKQLATVDQIGEGRAGVNIVAGWNEPEYRAFGVELPSDHDDRYALAQEWWEVVRSIWTEPGSFDHEGRFFALHGVEGMPKPYDGVLPVLNAGSSTQGRGFAARNADFAFTIVGGPEDGAEVVRTVRERAEREYGRSVGVFTLGHVVCRPTRREAQDYLHHYADENADWAAVDNLMRLQGLHAQSFTPEMLATFRARFAAGHGSCPLIGTPDDVADEIERFHRAGFGGMTLSFVDYVGELEYFAQEVLPRLETKGIRPPM
- a CDS encoding carbohydrate ABC transporter permease is translated as MTTLAPPAGAVRTPGPHRGAGESRWRRRAPLLPALVFAIIVTQLPFVATLVLSTLHWNILRPGEESFAGLANYGVVFTDARLRAAVVNSVVLTVSVVLLSLVVGLVLAVLLDRKFIGRGLARTLLIAPFLVMPVAAALLWKHAIYNPTYGLLNGTLNGIAQLFGDRGPTIDWVSTFPMAAVVIALVWQWTPFMMLILLAGLQSQPGEVLEAAKVDGASGVQTFRYMTLPHLRQYMELGILLGSVYVVQTFDHIFTITQGGPGSATTNLPYEIYLTMFRKYEYGEAAAAGVVVVVGTIVVATFALRLISSLFREEVGR
- the msrA gene encoding peptide-methionine (S)-S-oxide reductase MsrA — translated: MATERAILAGGCFWGAQELLRARPGIVSTRVGYSGGDTPNATYRNHGDHAEAVEIVFDPDVISYRDILEFFFQIHDPTTKDRQGNDVGRSYRSAIYYTSDEQESVARDTIADVDASGLWPGKVVTEVEPAGDFWEAEEEHQDYLQKHPYGYTCHWVRPGWVLPRRAATSGQS
- a CDS encoding carbohydrate ABC transporter permease: MTVDVGAGTAERTDVAQPQPARQRRRRVEDTSTGAKAGPVWTLVAWILTLFFFAPVAWMVLTSFHREADAASNPPKVLAPLTFEHYGELFGRNIAPFLINSATASVVSTLLVLLLAVPAAYALSIKPVQKWTDVMFFFLSTKFLPPIAALLPIYLIVKQVGMLDNVYTLVILYTSMNLPIAVWMMRSFLAEVPTEILEAAEVDGAGLITTLWRVVTPIVLPGMAATSLICFIFSWNEFMFAVNLTATVASTAPVFLVGFITSEGLFLAQLCAAATLVSLPVLIAGFVAQDKLVRGLSLGAVK
- a CDS encoding cyclase family protein, which codes for MARWRNRPEGSTWGDFGQDDRMGRLNLVGPDQVRKGVAEVRDGVTFCLSLPLNLPGGAVLNPNRLPPVLRPTLRSGAIGFNCDMMIAFPGASDVMCDDLVVLHTQYSTQWDAFGHAGSHFDADGDGTAERVFYNGWRAGTDVVGPDDLELAGIRSLGRVDGATEGTASTSNAGPVDISHMARHGVQGRAVLVDLEAHFGTERTLVGYEALSRVLDADDVVVEPGDLLVLHTGFTRLLAAQHGKPDPDSLDVCAVLDGADPDLQNWIRDSGVAAIAADNYAVEAFPPDHELQDEPALPLHELCLFRLGVHLGELWWISDLAAHLRAAGRSRFLLTAPPLRLPGAVGSPVTPIATV